A portion of the Micromonospora vinacea genome contains these proteins:
- the argS gene encoding arginine--tRNA ligase, whose translation MDLEKLLSDRLAPAFAAVAGGPVDPLVRRSPRADFQSDAALALARRLGRPPRDVAAAVLAHAVLDDICVSAEVSGPGFLNLTVADRALADMVSGLAGDARLGVPSAAAPQTVVVDYSAPNVAKEMHVGHLRGTVIGDAAVRLLDWLGHRVVRVNHLGDWGTPFGMLIEHLADVGEAGAAHELSMGDLDAFYRAARAKFDADEAFRERSRLRVVALQGGDERTRRLWRLLVTQSERYFLTVYDLLDVTLSEGDFRGESAYNDRLASVVDDLDRLGLLLPSGGADCVFPPGFTGRDGEPLPLIVRKSDGGYGYPATDLAALRQRVDELGATRLLYVVGLPQRQHFAMVFAVAEAAGWLNPPARAEHLGFGSILGADGRMLRSRAGESVKLVGLLEEAVARATDLARSRNPDLDAGTADEIGRAVGIGAIKYADLSVDRTTDYVLDWERMLALDGNTAPYLQYAYARIRSVLRRAGTAARPDAPIVVAQPAERALAVELLGFAAVVGEVERSLEFHQLAGYLHRLATAFNAFYERCPVLRAPDELRESRLLLAELTARTLRQGLHLLGIRTLERM comes from the coding sequence ATGGATCTTGAAAAGTTGTTGTCCGACCGGCTGGCGCCGGCGTTCGCGGCGGTGGCCGGCGGCCCGGTCGACCCGCTCGTGCGGCGGTCTCCACGTGCGGACTTCCAGTCCGACGCGGCGCTGGCGCTGGCCCGGCGGCTCGGCCGCCCGCCGCGGGACGTCGCCGCCGCGGTGCTGGCGCACGCGGTGCTCGACGACATCTGCGTGTCGGCGGAGGTCTCCGGGCCGGGTTTCCTCAACCTGACAGTTGCCGACCGGGCACTGGCCGACATGGTCTCCGGGCTGGCTGGCGACGCCCGGCTCGGCGTGCCGTCGGCTGCCGCACCGCAGACCGTGGTGGTCGACTATTCGGCACCGAACGTGGCGAAGGAGATGCATGTTGGGCATCTTCGCGGCACCGTGATCGGTGACGCGGCGGTACGGCTGCTGGACTGGCTCGGGCACCGGGTGGTGCGGGTCAACCACCTGGGCGACTGGGGGACGCCGTTCGGCATGTTGATCGAGCACCTGGCCGACGTCGGCGAAGCCGGAGCGGCGCACGAGTTGTCGATGGGCGACCTGGACGCCTTCTACCGAGCGGCCCGGGCGAAGTTCGACGCTGACGAGGCGTTCCGGGAACGGTCGCGGCTGCGGGTGGTCGCGTTGCAGGGCGGCGACGAGCGGACCCGGCGGTTGTGGCGGCTGCTGGTGACGCAGTCGGAGCGGTACTTCCTGACCGTCTACGACCTGCTCGACGTGACCTTGTCCGAGGGCGACTTCCGGGGCGAGAGCGCCTACAACGACAGGCTCGCGAGCGTCGTCGACGACCTGGACCGGCTGGGGCTGCTGCTGCCCAGCGGTGGGGCCGACTGTGTCTTCCCGCCCGGGTTCACCGGCCGGGACGGCGAGCCGTTGCCGCTGATCGTGCGCAAGAGCGACGGTGGGTACGGCTACCCGGCCACCGATCTGGCCGCGCTGCGGCAGCGCGTCGACGAGCTGGGCGCTACCCGGCTGTTGTACGTCGTCGGCCTACCGCAGCGGCAGCACTTCGCGATGGTGTTCGCCGTCGCCGAGGCGGCCGGCTGGCTCAACCCGCCGGCCCGGGCCGAGCATCTGGGCTTCGGCTCCATCCTCGGTGCCGACGGGCGGATGCTGCGCAGCCGGGCCGGTGAGTCGGTGAAGCTTGTCGGGCTGTTGGAGGAGGCGGTCGCCCGTGCCACCGACCTGGCCCGGAGCAGGAACCCGGATCTGGACGCCGGGACCGCCGACGAGATCGGCCGCGCGGTGGGCATCGGTGCCATCAAGTACGCCGACCTGTCCGTCGACCGGACCACTGACTACGTCCTGGACTGGGAGCGGATGTTGGCGCTGGACGGCAACACCGCGCCCTACCTCCAGTACGCGTACGCCCGGATCCGGTCGGTGCTGCGGCGGGCTGGGACGGCCGCGCGGCCGGACGCGCCCATCGTTGTCGCGCAGCCGGCGGAGCGGGCGCTCGCGGTCGAGCTGCTCGGCTTCGCCGCGGTGGTCGGCGAGGTGGAGCGGAGTCTCGAGTTTCATCAGCTCGCCGGGTACCTGCACCGGCTCGCGACCGCATTCAACGCCTTCTACGAGCGCTGCCCGGTGTTGCGTGCTCCGGACGAGCTGCGGGAGAGCCGGCTGCTGCTGGCCGAGCTGACCGCCCGGACCCTGCGGCAGGGGCTGCACCTGCTCGGCATCCGCACGCTGGAGCGGATGTGA
- a CDS encoding ArsR/SmtB family transcription factor: MPAISPLTGDPIKRADAERLAGVLKAFADPARLRLLSLIQSAPEGEASVSDLTSALNLSQPTVSHHLRILTEAGLLERDKRGVWAYYRLVPAAIAQIADLLTPPRKRATKRAR; this comes from the coding sequence ATGCCTGCGATCTCGCCGCTCACCGGCGATCCCATCAAGCGGGCCGATGCCGAACGGCTAGCGGGGGTGCTGAAGGCCTTCGCCGATCCGGCGCGACTCCGGTTGCTCAGCCTGATCCAGTCGGCGCCGGAAGGTGAGGCGTCCGTGAGTGACCTCACCTCGGCGCTCAACCTCTCCCAGCCGACGGTGAGTCATCACCTTCGGATCCTCACCGAGGCCGGCCTACTCGAACGCGACAAGCGTGGGGTCTGGGCGTACTACCGCCTGGTGCCCGCCGCCATCGCGCAGATTGCCGACCTGTTGACGCCGCCCCGGAAGCGGGCCACGAAGAGGGCCCGCTGA
- a CDS encoding endo-1,4-beta-xylanase, whose protein sequence is MKLRQWSTVGLVAVATVATLNTVPATASRPYDPTTQSLGTLGLRHGLHVGTAVSMDALNDASDPQYRKLASTEFASVTAENVMKWESLEPTRGTYNWAPADQFVEFAKRNRQSVRGHVLVWHNQLPAWLTSGVADGSISKQELRELLRKHITTVVNRYKGKIWQWDVVNEAVSDPWDTPSTLHYKGFWAQNLGPGYIADAFRWARAADPKALLFYNDYNIEAFGSGNPADDKTQFVYDMTKSLRAQGVPIDGVGSQGHLGTQYGNFDTLQVTAALKKFAGLGVATAFTEVDVRSQLTEGVQAGNSEEINPRLQASAANFSVLMKACLAVRSCLSYTVWGFSDNHSWVPGWFDDPPEGLATIYDENYQPKRAYQELKSDLIFAGPPYVLPRIAPKPRR, encoded by the coding sequence ATGAAGTTGAGACAGTGGTCGACAGTCGGCCTGGTCGCCGTCGCGACCGTCGCAACGCTGAACACGGTGCCGGCCACCGCGAGTCGGCCGTACGACCCCACGACGCAGAGCCTCGGCACCCTCGGCCTGCGCCACGGCCTGCACGTCGGCACCGCGGTGAGCATGGATGCCCTCAACGACGCCAGCGACCCGCAGTACCGCAAGCTGGCCTCCACCGAGTTCGCGTCGGTCACCGCCGAGAACGTGATGAAGTGGGAGAGCCTGGAGCCGACCCGCGGCACCTACAACTGGGCACCGGCCGACCAGTTCGTCGAGTTCGCCAAGCGCAACCGGCAGAGCGTGCGCGGCCACGTGCTGGTCTGGCACAACCAGTTGCCCGCCTGGTTGACCAGCGGCGTCGCCGACGGTTCCATCAGCAAGCAGGAGTTGCGCGAGCTGCTGCGCAAGCACATCACCACTGTCGTCAACCGCTACAAGGGCAAGATCTGGCAGTGGGACGTGGTCAACGAGGCGGTCAGTGACCCGTGGGACACCCCGTCGACCCTGCATTACAAGGGCTTCTGGGCGCAGAACCTCGGGCCCGGCTACATCGCCGACGCCTTCCGCTGGGCGCGGGCCGCCGACCCCAAGGCCCTGCTGTTCTACAACGACTACAACATCGAGGCGTTTGGCTCGGGTAACCCGGCGGACGACAAGACCCAGTTCGTGTACGACATGACCAAGAGCCTGCGCGCCCAGGGTGTGCCGATCGACGGCGTCGGCTCCCAGGGCCATCTGGGCACCCAGTACGGCAACTTCGACACCCTCCAGGTGACCGCCGCGCTGAAGAAGTTCGCCGGGCTCGGCGTCGCTACCGCGTTCACCGAGGTCGACGTCCGCAGCCAGCTGACAGAGGGCGTGCAGGCGGGCAACTCGGAGGAGATCAACCCCCGGCTACAGGCGTCGGCCGCCAACTTCAGCGTGCTGATGAAGGCGTGCCTCGCCGTGCGGAGCTGCCTGTCGTACACAGTCTGGGGTTTCAGTGACAACCATTCGTGGGTGCCGGGCTGGTTCGACGACCCGCCGGAGGGCCTGGCCACCATCTACGACGAGAACTACCAGCCCAAGCGGGCGTACCAGGAGTTGAAGTCCGATCTGATCTTCGCCGGGCCGCCGTACGTCCTGCCCCGCATCGCACCCAAACCGCGCCGCTGA
- a CDS encoding PIG-L family deacetylase has protein sequence MAERPLTLMAVHAHPDDEATSTGGVLARYAAEGVTTVLVTCTDGRCGDGPGGVKPGEEGHDPAAVVAMRQAELEASCATLNVTHLETLGYADSGMMGWPTNDLPGAFWTTPVADAAARLAELIRRYQPDVIVTYDENGFYGHPDHIQAHRITMAAVEQTDVPAKVYWTTVPRTAFAEFGRIMKELGVEWAEPDAAEPQLGLPDDEITTWVDTSKYGAQKFGALATHASQTENIFFLQLGQERFTELMGMETFLRVRDRTGSPTPEDDLFAGLR, from the coding sequence ATGGCTGAGCGACCTCTGACCCTGATGGCGGTGCACGCCCACCCCGACGACGAGGCGACGAGCACCGGCGGCGTCCTTGCCCGCTATGCCGCCGAGGGGGTCACCACAGTGCTGGTGACCTGCACCGACGGGCGATGTGGGGACGGCCCGGGTGGGGTCAAGCCGGGCGAGGAGGGGCACGACCCGGCGGCCGTGGTGGCGATGCGCCAGGCCGAGCTGGAGGCCAGCTGTGCGACGCTGAACGTCACCCACCTGGAGACCCTCGGCTACGCCGACTCCGGAATGATGGGCTGGCCGACCAACGACCTGCCCGGCGCGTTCTGGACGACGCCGGTGGCGGACGCCGCGGCCCGGCTCGCGGAGCTGATCCGGCGGTACCAGCCGGACGTGATCGTCACGTACGACGAGAATGGTTTCTATGGCCACCCGGACCACATCCAGGCTCATCGGATCACCATGGCCGCCGTCGAGCAGACGGACGTCCCGGCGAAGGTCTACTGGACCACGGTGCCGCGTACGGCGTTCGCGGAGTTCGGCCGGATCATGAAGGAGCTCGGCGTCGAGTGGGCCGAGCCGGACGCGGCGGAGCCGCAGCTCGGCCTGCCGGACGACGAGATCACCACCTGGGTCGACACCAGCAAGTACGGCGCGCAGAAGTTCGGCGCGCTGGCCACCCACGCCAGTCAGACCGAGAACATCTTCTTTCTGCAACTGGGCCAGGAGCGGTTCACCGAGCTGATGGGCATGGAGACCTTCCTGCGGGTCCGGGACCGGACCGGCTCGCCGACCCCCGAGGACGACCTCTTCGCCGGCCTGCGCTGA
- a CDS encoding bacterial Ig-like domain-containing protein, whose protein sequence is MTQTEERPGVPLAPFSRYGMANFARSNSQAGQQLYLAASIGNDPTSWTAVNDGQAVLRSTRGMHAVRDPSVVRSPAGDRFYLVATDLNVDGWAYGWQGWDWAQSGASRHIEVWESTDLRTWSEQRHVLVAPEEAGMAFAPEAIWDESIDAYVVYWTSSMYPPGTYYTPDRTDPRGRFPVTRNQTLYCTTRDFVTFTPARVMSDRPHHGTLDAVIIRDDTDGSYHRFVSDRTSTGVGVTPYVPSCGSEDIYQERSSSILAPAEEWELVASCITHRAMNTTYAEAPMVVKANPGDVRGPGYYLWADQIWAGSPSGNHLEEQLHPYWSADLASGDWTPVDWSRKPEYDLADGVLRHGSVFALTQAEHAAMRGADPTSVAVRTPLTRTTYAVGEPLDLTRLVVTADYTDGVRDEVLAHGHGGYTVSGYDLTTAGAQTVIVSYSVVGVTRTASFPVQVVGP, encoded by the coding sequence GTGACACAGACCGAGGAGCGCCCCGGGGTCCCGCTCGCCCCCTTCTCGCGCTACGGCATGGCGAACTTCGCCCGGTCCAACAGTCAGGCGGGGCAACAGCTCTACCTCGCCGCGAGCATCGGAAACGATCCGACCAGTTGGACCGCTGTCAACGACGGGCAGGCGGTGCTCCGGTCCACCAGGGGCATGCACGCAGTTCGCGACCCGTCCGTCGTCCGCTCCCCGGCGGGGGACCGGTTCTACCTCGTCGCCACCGATCTGAACGTCGATGGCTGGGCGTACGGCTGGCAGGGCTGGGACTGGGCGCAGAGCGGCGCGAGCCGGCACATCGAGGTGTGGGAGTCCACCGATCTGCGGACCTGGTCCGAGCAGCGACACGTGCTGGTGGCCCCGGAAGAGGCAGGCATGGCGTTCGCCCCGGAGGCCATCTGGGACGAGTCGATCGACGCCTACGTCGTCTACTGGACCTCGTCGATGTATCCCCCCGGGACGTACTACACACCTGATCGCACCGATCCGCGTGGCCGCTTCCCGGTCACCCGGAACCAGACCCTCTACTGCACCACCCGGGACTTCGTGACCTTCACTCCGGCACGGGTCATGAGTGACCGCCCCCACCACGGGACGCTGGACGCGGTGATCATCCGGGACGACACCGACGGGTCGTACCACCGTTTTGTCAGCGACCGCACGTCCACCGGTGTCGGGGTCACACCGTACGTCCCGTCGTGCGGCTCGGAGGACATCTACCAGGAGCGGTCGTCCTCCATCCTCGCTCCTGCGGAGGAGTGGGAACTGGTGGCGAGCTGCATCACCCACCGGGCGATGAACACCACCTACGCCGAAGCGCCGATGGTGGTCAAGGCCAACCCCGGTGACGTACGCGGGCCGGGCTACTACCTCTGGGCCGACCAGATCTGGGCCGGGTCGCCCTCCGGCAACCACCTGGAGGAGCAGCTGCACCCGTACTGGAGCGCAGATCTCGCGTCGGGCGACTGGACGCCCGTCGACTGGAGCCGGAAACCCGAATACGACCTGGCGGACGGCGTGCTGCGGCACGGGAGCGTCTTCGCCCTCACCCAGGCGGAGCACGCCGCGATGCGGGGTGCGGACCCGACGAGCGTCGCGGTACGGACGCCATTGACCAGGACGACGTACGCCGTCGGCGAGCCCCTCGACCTCACGCGTCTCGTGGTGACGGCCGACTACACCGACGGGGTGCGGGACGAGGTTCTGGCGCACGGCCACGGCGGGTACACGGTCTCGGGGTACGACCTCACCACCGCGGGGGCGCAGACCGTCATCGTGTCGTACTCGGTGGTCGGGGTGACGAGGACGGCCTCGTTCCCGGTGCAGGTCGTGGGGCCGTAA
- a CDS encoding alpha/beta fold hydrolase — protein sequence MAKTAGGFTDLRQVEAGVLNVGYVDAGPPDGDAVILLHGWPYDIHSFADVVPLLTAVGHRVVVPYLRGYGTTRFLSDDTMRNGEPAAMGLDLIALMDALKIDTAKLAGFDWGARTADVVAALWPERCRGLVSVSGYLIDGQKSGTVPLPPKAEFAWWYQYYFATERGREGYDKNRRDFAKLIWHTASPQWTFDDATFDRSAAAFDNPDHVDIVIHNYRWRLALADGEPQYDEIEKRLAAKPKITVPSISLEGDANGAPHLEPTVYGKQFAGPYEHRTVGGGVGHNLPQEAPQAFADAVLEV from the coding sequence ATGGCAAAGACCGCTGGCGGGTTCACCGACCTGCGACAGGTCGAGGCCGGAGTCCTGAACGTCGGATACGTGGACGCCGGGCCACCCGACGGGGACGCGGTGATCCTCCTGCACGGGTGGCCCTACGACATCCACAGCTTCGCCGACGTCGTACCGCTGCTCACCGCCGTCGGTCACCGGGTCGTTGTCCCGTACCTGCGGGGCTACGGCACGACCCGGTTCCTCTCCGACGACACCATGCGAAACGGCGAACCGGCGGCCATGGGGCTCGACCTCATCGCCCTGATGGACGCCCTCAAGATCGACACCGCGAAGCTCGCCGGGTTCGACTGGGGCGCGCGCACCGCCGATGTCGTCGCCGCGCTGTGGCCCGAACGCTGCCGGGGGCTGGTCTCGGTGAGCGGCTACCTGATCGACGGGCAGAAGTCGGGCACGGTGCCGTTGCCGCCGAAGGCGGAGTTCGCGTGGTGGTACCAGTACTACTTCGCCACCGAGCGCGGTCGCGAAGGGTACGACAAGAACCGGCGCGACTTCGCCAAACTGATCTGGCACACCGCCTCGCCCCAGTGGACGTTCGACGACGCGACGTTCGACCGCAGCGCAGCAGCGTTCGACAACCCCGACCACGTCGACATCGTCATCCACAACTACCGCTGGCGGCTGGCCCTCGCCGACGGCGAGCCGCAGTACGACGAGATCGAGAAGCGTCTGGCCGCGAAGCCGAAGATCACGGTCCCCAGCATCTCCCTGGAGGGGGACGCCAACGGAGCGCCGCACCTGGAGCCCACCGTCTACGGCAAGCAGTTCGCCGGCCCGTACGAGCACCGGACCGTCGGGGGCGGTGTCGGGCACAACCTGCCGCAGGAGGCGCCGCAGGCTTTCGCGGACGCCGTGCTGGAGGTCTGA
- the prfH gene encoding peptide chain release factor H: MNAFLLLSAGRGPQECAWAVSHLLRRLRDEGTRRGLTVQQVEAVPGDRTGTYRSVLIRISGADAEAFAATWTGTLCWQAPSPYRSGVGRKNWYVTAQPPERDARPTTFREADVDIVGCRTGGPGGQHRNKASTAVRATHRPSGLVVVVDEERQFSLNRRIALDLLRHRIEHGDEEARRAVTAARWRIHDGLVRGDPVRVERPTP, encoded by the coding sequence GTGAACGCGTTCCTGCTGCTGTCCGCCGGGCGCGGGCCGCAGGAGTGCGCCTGGGCGGTGAGTCACCTGCTACGCCGCCTGCGGGACGAGGGCACCCGCCGAGGTCTGACGGTCCAGCAGGTCGAGGCGGTGCCCGGTGACCGCACCGGCACCTACCGGTCGGTGCTGATCCGGATCTCCGGCGCTGACGCCGAGGCGTTCGCGGCCACGTGGACCGGGACGCTGTGCTGGCAGGCCCCCAGCCCGTACCGGTCGGGCGTCGGCCGGAAGAACTGGTACGTCACCGCCCAGCCGCCCGAACGCGACGCCCGGCCCACGACGTTCCGCGAGGCGGACGTCGACATCGTCGGCTGCCGCACCGGCGGGCCGGGTGGTCAGCACCGGAACAAGGCCAGCACGGCGGTACGCGCAACCCACCGTCCGTCGGGTCTGGTGGTCGTGGTGGACGAGGAGCGGCAGTTCAGTCTCAACCGCCGGATCGCCCTGGACCTGCTGCGGCACCGCATCGAGCACGGCGACGAGGAGGCGCGGCGTGCCGTCACCGCCGCCCGGTGGCGCATCCACGACGGGCTGGTTCGCGGCGATCCGGTGCGGGTGGAACGGCCGACGCCCTGA
- a CDS encoding RNA ligase RtcB family protein: MSQHHLPREPLPPSAPATVTVFASPASWIESDALAQCQQVAALDGMRHVAAMPDLHPGKGAPIGAAMASTVLYPFLVGSDIGCGIAVFPIKLKRAVPERLAARFPDLDQALDPVRDADDPAWAAVDGDVPAGHLDGLGTVGRGNHFVELARVDTILDVRHAGRLGLDAGDLVLIVHSGSRGLGERILRAHTEVHGAGAAPDPAAYLGMHDEAVRWGSLNRRVLAARVAHALGAEPTAPIVDQCHNLVEVRDGVYLHRKGAAPGDGRDVLIAGTRGTPSYLVAAHAGPDANHSVAHGAGRKMSRADALRRGRAKHTVEELRRTPVGSLVVCGDRQLLFEEAPTAYKRIEQVITDLVAHQLATPVVSTTPVVTYKTPDLGSAARPDRRGHRGRRGRS; this comes from the coding sequence TTGTCCCAGCACCACCTCCCTCGGGAGCCCCTGCCCCCGTCCGCCCCGGCCACCGTCACGGTGTTCGCCTCTCCCGCGAGCTGGATCGAGTCCGATGCGCTCGCGCAGTGCCAACAGGTCGCCGCCCTGGACGGCATGCGGCACGTCGCCGCGATGCCGGACCTGCATCCCGGCAAGGGCGCGCCCATCGGCGCGGCCATGGCGTCGACAGTGCTGTACCCGTTCCTGGTGGGCTCCGACATCGGCTGCGGCATCGCCGTGTTTCCGATCAAGCTCAAGCGGGCCGTACCGGAACGGCTCGCCGCCCGGTTCCCCGACCTCGACCAGGCGCTCGACCCGGTACGGGACGCCGACGACCCCGCCTGGGCCGCCGTCGACGGTGACGTTCCGGCCGGCCACCTCGACGGTCTCGGGACGGTGGGCCGGGGCAACCACTTCGTGGAGCTGGCCCGCGTCGACACCATCCTCGACGTCCGGCACGCGGGCCGGCTCGGCCTCGACGCGGGCGATCTGGTGCTCATCGTGCACAGCGGTTCGCGTGGCCTGGGCGAGCGGATCCTGCGGGCGCACACCGAGGTCCACGGCGCCGGGGCGGCTCCCGATCCCGCCGCCTACCTGGGCATGCACGACGAGGCGGTGCGGTGGGGTTCGCTCAACCGCCGGGTGCTGGCCGCCCGGGTGGCGCACGCGTTGGGGGCCGAGCCCACCGCGCCGATCGTCGACCAGTGCCACAACCTGGTCGAGGTCCGGGACGGGGTCTACCTGCACCGCAAGGGCGCGGCACCGGGTGACGGGCGCGACGTGCTGATCGCCGGTACCCGGGGAACGCCCTCCTACCTGGTGGCCGCACACGCCGGGCCGGACGCCAACCACTCGGTGGCCCACGGAGCTGGCCGCAAGATGTCGCGCGCCGACGCCCTGCGGCGGGGCCGGGCCAAGCACACGGTCGAGGAGCTACGCCGTACCCCGGTGGGGTCGCTGGTGGTCTGCGGTGACCGGCAGCTGCTCTTCGAGGAGGCGCCCACGGCGTACAAGCGCATCGAGCAGGTGATCACCGACCTGGTCGCGCACCAGCTGGCTACGCCGGTGGTCAGCACGACGCCAGTGGTCACCTACAAGACGCCCGACCTCGGGTCCGCCGCACGACCGGACCGGCGGGGCCACCGCGGCCGGCGAGGCCGGTCGTGA
- a CDS encoding AAA family ATPase, with product MSAPRRILVYGVYGSGKSTLAARLAEHLGLPWYPVDDLLWQPGWVEVPVAQQRSRIEEICRRDRWIIDGAYHGWRDVPMARADLVVGLDYPRWRSFGRLLRRTVRRVVTGEVICNGNRESLSSVLSPDSILVWHVTAFGRARRRMRAWQADRSAPPVVLLRSPAELDVWLSGLPRR from the coding sequence ATGAGCGCACCGCGTCGCATCCTGGTCTACGGGGTGTACGGCTCCGGCAAGTCCACCCTCGCCGCGCGGTTGGCCGAACACCTCGGCCTGCCCTGGTATCCGGTGGACGACCTGCTCTGGCAGCCGGGCTGGGTCGAGGTGCCGGTCGCCCAGCAACGCAGCCGGATCGAGGAGATCTGCAGACGGGACCGCTGGATCATCGACGGGGCGTACCACGGCTGGCGGGACGTCCCGATGGCCCGCGCCGACCTGGTCGTCGGCCTGGACTATCCACGATGGCGCTCGTTCGGACGGTTGCTCCGCCGCACCGTCCGCCGTGTGGTCACGGGCGAGGTCATCTGCAACGGCAACCGGGAGTCGCTGAGCAGCGTGCTGTCCCCGGACTCGATCCTGGTGTGGCACGTCACCGCGTTCGGCCGGGCCCGACGGCGGATGCGGGCCTGGCAGGCCGACCGGTCCGCCCCGCCCGTGGTGTTGCTGCGCTCCCCGGCGGAGTTGGACGTCTGGCTGAGCGGGCTGCCCCGTCGGTGA
- a CDS encoding ice-binding family protein — translation MAASLLLFSSTAANAQEAPVNLGTAADFSVLAGAEPTNTGPSFLAQSLGRFPGVTSSGFETATIGGEVHLGDAVALQAQSDLTIAFNDAAGRTPFTNLPAELGGNTLNEGVYRIGAAQLTGPLTLNGQGDPSAVFIFQVDSSLTTASNSSVVLINGASACNVFWKIGSSATIGTGTTFVGTIMAQAAITLATGATLQGRALARTEAVTLDTNVITAPICAGPTGPPGPTGPPGPTGPPGPSGSPGAPGSPGAPGSPGAPGSPGAPGSPGAPGSPGAPGAPGAPGSPGAPGSPGAPGPSGPPGAPGAPGAPGSPGAPGSPGAPGKPGGGGKQPILPVTGGGVVPAMTGVGGVMVVLGAGAFLLARRRRLES, via the coding sequence GTGGCAGCCAGCCTGCTGCTCTTCAGCTCGACCGCCGCCAACGCGCAGGAAGCACCGGTCAACCTGGGGACGGCAGCCGACTTCTCCGTCCTGGCCGGGGCGGAGCCGACCAACACCGGCCCCAGCTTCCTGGCCCAGAGCCTCGGGCGGTTCCCCGGAGTCACCTCGTCCGGATTCGAAACGGCAACCATCGGCGGCGAGGTGCACCTCGGTGACGCGGTCGCGCTCCAAGCTCAGAGCGATCTGACCATCGCCTTCAACGACGCTGCCGGCCGAACCCCGTTCACCAACCTGCCGGCGGAGTTGGGTGGCAACACGCTCAACGAGGGGGTCTACCGGATCGGGGCCGCCCAACTGACCGGACCGTTGACGCTCAACGGTCAGGGCGACCCGTCGGCCGTATTCATCTTCCAGGTCGACTCCTCGTTGACGACGGCGTCGAACAGCAGCGTCGTGCTGATCAACGGAGCGTCGGCCTGCAACGTCTTCTGGAAGATCGGCAGCTCGGCGACGATCGGCACCGGCACCACCTTCGTGGGCACCATCATGGCTCAGGCCGCGATCACCTTGGCCACGGGCGCGACCCTCCAGGGCCGCGCGCTGGCGCGCACCGAGGCCGTCACCCTCGACACCAACGTCATCACCGCACCGATCTGCGCCGGGCCGACAGGCCCGCCCGGACCGACAGGCCCGCCTGGGCCCACCGGCCCACCCGGCCCGTCCGGCAGCCCCGGCGCACCCGGCAGCCCTGGCGCACCCGGCAGCCCCGGCGCACCCGGCAGCCCCGGAGCACCCGGCAGCCCCGGAGCACCCGGCAGCCCCGGCGCACCCGGAGCCCCCGGCGCACCCGGTAGCCCGGGAGCACCGGGTAGCCCCGGCGCACCTGGTCCGTCCGGACCCCCCGGAGCGCCCGGAGCGCCCGGAGCCCCCGGCAGCCCCGGTGCGCCTGGCAGCCCTGGCGCACCCGGCAAACCTGGTGGTGGCGGCAAGCAACCCATCCTGCCGGTCACCGGAGGCGGTGTGGTCCCGGCCATGACCGGCGTCGGAGGTGTGATGGTCGTCCTGGGTGCTGGCGCGTTCCTCCTCGCCCGGCGTCGACGCCTGGAGTCCTGA
- a CDS encoding IS5 family transposase (programmed frameshift), with product MGRRYELSDVEWDALSRYLPSVVTGGRPRVDDRRVLNGIVWKIRAGAAWRDVPVRYGSWQSIYTRFRRWALDGTFERMLAGVQADADAAGDIDWLVSVDSTIVRAHQHAAGARGASESDEPQDHALGRSRGGLTTKIHLACDGLGRTLAFVLTGGNVNDCSRFTHVMAAIRVERSGPGRPRVRPDHVIADKGYSSKAIREHLRRRGVGHTIPERADQQANRHRRGSRGGRPPVFDKQLYKRRNVVERCFNRLKQCRSVATRYDKTATSFQATVTIAALLQWL from the exons GTGGGTCGTCGCTACGAGTTGTCTGACGTCGAGTGGGATGCGCTGTCGCGGTATCTGCCGTCGGTGGTGACCGGCGGTCGGCCTCGGGTCGATGACCGGCGGGTCCTCAACGGGATCGTGTGGAAGATCCGAGCCGGGGCGGCGTGGCGTGATGTGCCCGTCCGCTACGGATCGTGGCAGTCGATCTATACCCGTTTCCGCAGGTGGGCCCTTGATGGCACGTTCGAGCGGATGCTGGCCGGGGTCCAGGCCGACGCGGACGCTGCCGGGGACATTGACTGGCTGGTGTCGGTGGACTCCACGATCGTGCGCGCCCACCAGCACGCCGCGGGCGCT AGGGGGGCCAGCGAATCGGACGAACCACAAGATCACGCCCTCGGTCGAAGTCGAGGTGGACTGACCACCAAGATTCACCTCGCCTGCGACGGCCTGGGTCGGACCCTGGCGTTCGTGCTCACCGGCGGCAACGTCAACGACTGCAGCCGCTTCACGCACGTCATGGCAGCGATCCGGGTCGAGCGGTCCGGACCCGGCCGACCTCGGGTCCGGCCCGACCATGTCATCGCCGACAAGGGCTACAGCTCGAAGGCCATCCGAGAGCACCTGCGCCGACGCGGCGTCGGACACACGATCCCTGAGCGCGCCGACCAGCAGGCCAACCGCCACCGACGAGGCAGCCGCGGCGGCCGACCACCGGTGTTCGACAAGCAGCTCTACAAACGGCGCAACGTCGTCGAACGCTGCTTCAACCGGCTCAAGCAGTGCCGCAGCGTCGCGACCCGCTACGACAAGACCGCGACCTCGTTCCAGGCCACAGTCACTATCGCCGCGCTACTCCAATGGTTGTGA